Proteins encoded by one window of Antechinus flavipes isolate AdamAnt ecotype Samford, QLD, Australia chromosome 4, AdamAnt_v2, whole genome shotgun sequence:
- the DHCR24 gene encoding delta(24)-sterol reductase yields the protein MEPAVSLAVCALLFLLWIRVKGLEFVIIHQRWVFVCLFLLPLSFIFDIYYYLRAWVVFRLNSAPRQHRQRVQHIQKQVREWKEEGSKTFMCTGRPGWLTVSLRVGKYKKTHKNIMINLMDILEVDTKRQIVSVEPLVTMGQVTALLNSVGWTLPVLPELDDLTVGGLIMGTGIESSSHRFGLFQHICTAYELVLSDGSFVRCTPTENSDLFYAVPWSCGTLGFLVAAEIRIIPAKKYVKLHLEPVRGLPEICAKFTEESQRKENHFVEGLLYSLEEAVIMTGVMTDDVEPSKLNRIGDYYKPWFFKHVEEYLKKDQKGLEYIPLRHYYHRHTRSIFWELQDIIPFGNNPIFRYLFGWLVPPKISLLKLTQGETLRKLYEQHHVVQDMLVPMKVLERAIQTFHNDLHVYPIWLCPFILPSQPGMVHPKGDESELYVDIGAYGEPQVKHFEARSCMRQMEKFVRSVHGFQMLYADCYMNREEFWEMFDGSLYHRLRKELNCQEAFPEVFDKICKAARH from the exons ATGGAGCCGGCCGTGTCCCTGGCGGTGTGCGCGCTGCTCTTCCTGCTCTGGATCCGGGTGAAGGGGCTGGAATTCGTCATCATCCACCAGCGCTGGGTGTTCGTGTGCCTCTTTCTCCTGCCGCTGTCCTTCATCTTCGACATTTACTACTACCTGCGCGCCTGGGTGGTGTTCAGGCTGAACAGCGCGCCGCGCCAGCACCGACAGCGGGTTCAGCACATTCAGAAGCAG GTGCgagaatggaaggaggaagggagcaaGACCTTCATGTGCACGGGCCGGCCCGGCTGGCTCACGGTGTCGCTGCGTGTTGGCAAGTACAAGAAAACCCACAAAAACATCATGATCAACCTGATGGACATCCTGGAGGTGGACACCAAGCGGCAG ATCGTCTCTGTGGAGCCTCTGGTCACCATGGGGCAGGTGACAGCTCTGCTGAATTCGGTCGGTTGGACTCTGCCGGTGCTCCCGGAGTTGGACGACCTCACAGTAG GGGGCCTGATCATGGGCACGGGCATCGAGTCCTCGTCCCATAGGTTCGGCTTGTTCCAACACATCTGCACGGCCTACGAGCTGGTCCTGTCGGACGGGAGCTTCGTGCGGTGTACGCCG ACGGAGAACTCGGACCTGTTCTATGCCGTGCCCTGGTCCTGCGGCACCCTGGGCTTCCTGGTCGCGGCGGAGATCAGGATCATCCCCGCCAAGAAGTACGTGAAGCTGCACCTGGAGCCCGTGCGCGGCCTCCCGGAGATCTGCGCCAAGTTCACCGAGGAGTCCCAGCGGAAGGAGAACCATTTCGTGGAGGGCCTGCTGTACTCCCTGGAGGAGGCGGTCATCATGACGGGAGTCATGACGGACGACGTGGAGCCCAGCAAG CTGAACCGAATCGGAGACTACTACAAGCCCTGGTTCTTCAAGCACGTGGAGGAGTACCTGAAGAAGGACCAGAAGGGCCTGGAGTACATCCCCCTGCGGCACTACTACCACCGCCACACGCGCAGCATCTTCTGGGAACTCCAG GACATCATTCCCTTCGGCAACAATCCCATCTTCCGCTACCTCTTTGGCTGGCTGGTGCCTCCCAAGATCTCCCTGCTGAAACTGACTCAAGGCGAGACCCTGCGCAAACTGTACGAGCAGCACCATGTGGTGCAAGACATGCTGGTCCCCATGAAGGTGCTGGAGAGGGCCATCCAGACCTTCCACAACGACCTCCAC GTCTATCCCATCTGGCTGTGCCCCTTCATCTTGCCCAGCCAGCCGGGCATGGTGCACCCCAAGGGGGACGAATCGGAGCTGTACGTGGACATTGGGGCCTATGGCGAGCCGCAGGTGAAACACTTCGAAGCCAGGTCTTGCATGAGGCAGATGGAGAAGTTTGTCCGAAGCGTGCACGG GTTCCAGATGCTGTATGCCGACTGCTACATGAACCGGGAGGAGTTCTGGGAGATGTTCGATGGGTCGCTGTACCACAGGCTGCGCAAGGAGCTGAACTGCCAGGAGGCCTTCCCAGAGGTGTTCGACAAGATCTGCAAGGCGGCCCGCCACTGA